In Babylonia areolata isolate BAREFJ2019XMU chromosome 19, ASM4173473v1, whole genome shotgun sequence, a single window of DNA contains:
- the LOC143293616 gene encoding E3 ubiquitin-protein transferase MAEA-like, whose product MADLKSLEHSTLKVPYEVLNKRFRTAQKAIDKEVAKTQAAGTELDNTLQHPVTAGEVSSVLGNMVENLSLLKRKAEETISGEIDATRSIKRRVEHLKEVETYSLDQLPLWQKTRLDRMLVEYFLRAGYYKTAIGLAEHSNIQDLTNVELFMTCREVEESLKRKETGPCLAWCYENKSKLRKHKSTLEFNIRKQEFVELIRQGCGVEAVKHARKHFSIVDDDQLPEVQRVMGLLAFSPTSQIEAYKYFFHGDRWNDLVQQFRQENFRLHQLNSSVFTAALQAGLSSLKTPHCYKEDPSQRNSNCPVCSRHLNELAAPLPYAHCANSRLICSISGHSLNEHNPPMMLPNGNIYGFCALKKMADENHDMVICPRTKESFKLSQAEKVFVM is encoded by the exons ATGGCGGACTTGAAGTCTTTGGAGCATAGCACTCTAAAA GTGCCCTATGAGGTGCTGAACAAGCGATTCCGCACTGCCCAGAAAGCCATAGACAAAGAGGTGGCCAAGACTCAGGCTGCAGGCACTGAGCTGGATAACACCCTTCAGCACCCAGTGACTGCTGGCGAGGTGTCTTCAGTGCTTGGCAACATGGTAGAAAACCTGTCACTTCTCAAGAGGAAG GCAGAGGAAACAATAAGCGGTGAAATTGATGCAACCCGTAGCATCAAGCGGCGAGTGGAGCACTTGAAAGAGGTGGAGACCTATAGCCTGGACCAGCTGCCCCTGTGGCAGAAGACTCGCCTGGATCGCATGCTGGTTGAGTACTTCCTCAGGGCCGGCTACTACAAGACGGCCATTGGCCTGGCTGAGCATTCCAACATTCAG GATCTGACCAATGTGGAACTGTTCATGACATGCCGAGAGGTGGAGGAGTCCTTGAAACGAAAGGAAACAGGGCCATGCCTGGCTTGGTGCTATGAGAACAAATCCAAACTGCGCAAACACAAG agcaCATTGGAGTTCAACATAAGGAAGCAAGAGTTTGTGGAGCTGATCAGACAGGGGTGTGGAGTTGAAGCTGTGAA ACATGCTCGCAAGCACTTCAGCATTGTGGATGATGATCAGTTGCCCGAGGTGCAGCGAGTCATGGGACTGCTGGCTTTCTCTCCTACCTCCCAGATAGAGGCCTACAAA tacTTCTTCCATGGGGATCGGTGGAACGACCTGGTGCAGCAATTTCGGCAAGAGAACTTCCGCCTCCATCAGCTGAACAGCTCTGTGTTCACTGCTGCTCTACAGGCGGGGCTGTCCTCACTCAAGACTCC ACACTGCTACAAGGAGGACCCGTCGCAGCGCAACAGCAACTGCCCGGTGTGCAGTCGTCACCTGAACGAGCTGGCCGCACCCTTGCCCTACGCCCACTGCGCCAACTCGCGCCTCATCTGCTCGATCAGCGGACACTCCCTCAATGAGCACAACCCACCCATGATGCTGCCCAACGGCAACATCTACGGCTTCTGC GCACTGAAGAAGATGGCGGATGAAAACCACGACATGGTCATTTGCCCCAGGACCAAGGAAAGCTTCAAGCTGAGCCAGGCGGAAAAAGTCTTTGTCATGTGA
- the LOC143293617 gene encoding uncharacterized protein LOC143293617 isoform X1, giving the protein MTKGRRFVPSPDRQGIWFSHRGADHTGNGTTRAELTSTGRMLSAPFATTTSSPSSSTSTVLRPQPPPTPFKNRAQTTYLTTNPFSSHDNRNTIQDRGEYFGDGKDTRNLGRKLLQPLHSRLHHTDPAFLNHDSRAPHHPDYKSEFSSSFLGRPTAQPPTTRRFPRARSEPPTGPAPLPTSTTDWFGDSPSTAASKQASTRVLAISQQPYPKHNSWKYSYQGLDKIYPPYVEPMKLKHVDNVLNRYGANFVTGTHS; this is encoded by the exons TTCAGCCACCGGGGCGCTGACCACACGGGGAACGGCACGACACGGGCCGAGCTGACCAGCACCGGACGCATGCTGTCCGCCCCtttcgccaccaccacctcctccccctcttcctccacctccaccgtcCTCCGTCCCCAACCACCTCCCACTCCCTTCAAGAACAGAGCGCAG actACGTACTTGACGACCAACCCCTTCTCCAGCCACGACAACCGAAATACCATTCAGGACCGCGGAGAATATTTTGGTGAT GGCAAGGACACGCGCAACTTAGGCCGCAAGCTGCTGCAGCCCCTCCACTCTCGTCTCCACCATACCGACCCTGCCTTCCTCAACCACGACTCCCGCGCGCCCCACCACCCTGACTACAAGTCGgagttctcctcttccttcctcggCAGACCCACCGCCCAGCCCCCCACTACCCGCCGCTTTCCCAGGGCTAGATCCGAACCCCCCACCGGCCCCGCCCCACTGCCGACATCGACTACGGATTGGTTCGGGGACTCACCGAGTACGGCGGCTTCCAAGCAGGCGTCTACCCGGGTACTGGCGATCAGCCAGCAGCCGTACCCGAAGCACAACAGCTGGAAGTACTCGTACCAGGGTCTGGACAAGATCTACCCGCCCTACGTGGAACCTATGAAGCTGAAGCACGTGGACAATGTGTTGAACCGCTACGGGGCCAATTTTGTCACCGGCACCCACAGTTAG
- the LOC143293617 gene encoding uncharacterized protein LOC143293617 isoform X2: MLVSGIWFSHRGADHTGNGTTRAELTSTGRMLSAPFATTTSSPSSSTSTVLRPQPPPTPFKNRAQTTYLTTNPFSSHDNRNTIQDRGEYFGDGKDTRNLGRKLLQPLHSRLHHTDPAFLNHDSRAPHHPDYKSEFSSSFLGRPTAQPPTTRRFPRARSEPPTGPAPLPTSTTDWFGDSPSTAASKQASTRVLAISQQPYPKHNSWKYSYQGLDKIYPPYVEPMKLKHVDNVLNRYGANFVTGTHS; encoded by the exons ATGTTGGTTTCAGGGATCTGG TTCAGCCACCGGGGCGCTGACCACACGGGGAACGGCACGACACGGGCCGAGCTGACCAGCACCGGACGCATGCTGTCCGCCCCtttcgccaccaccacctcctccccctcttcctccacctccaccgtcCTCCGTCCCCAACCACCTCCCACTCCCTTCAAGAACAGAGCGCAG actACGTACTTGACGACCAACCCCTTCTCCAGCCACGACAACCGAAATACCATTCAGGACCGCGGAGAATATTTTGGTGAT GGCAAGGACACGCGCAACTTAGGCCGCAAGCTGCTGCAGCCCCTCCACTCTCGTCTCCACCATACCGACCCTGCCTTCCTCAACCACGACTCCCGCGCGCCCCACCACCCTGACTACAAGTCGgagttctcctcttccttcctcggCAGACCCACCGCCCAGCCCCCCACTACCCGCCGCTTTCCCAGGGCTAGATCCGAACCCCCCACCGGCCCCGCCCCACTGCCGACATCGACTACGGATTGGTTCGGGGACTCACCGAGTACGGCGGCTTCCAAGCAGGCGTCTACCCGGGTACTGGCGATCAGCCAGCAGCCGTACCCGAAGCACAACAGCTGGAAGTACTCGTACCAGGGTCTGGACAAGATCTACCCGCCCTACGTGGAACCTATGAAGCTGAAGCACGTGGACAATGTGTTGAACCGCTACGGGGCCAATTTTGTCACCGGCACCCACAGTTAG